The following proteins come from a genomic window of Oceanimonas doudoroffii:
- the pilW gene encoding type IV pilus biogenesis/stability protein PilW has translation MRRVILLPALLMAGALAGCVHETINLSDKGKAGKMVFEPSQAALTRMNLGLEYLRRGDTGQAKFNLERALSQDPRNPDIHLALAYFFQSVSEFDKAEQHYKRVLRLDAEHGDGLNNYGAFLCDRERFDEADVMFRRAVAVAGYVKVADTYENAALCALGHGREQAAMGYFQRALEYTPEKPRALLGMAGLLAGSDGASALHYLDRYRQAHLPSAQSLWLIVRAAEAEGRVAQAQQAGAELVRLFPDTEQARRFLTNDY, from the coding sequence ATGCGAAGGGTCATTCTGTTACCGGCATTGCTGATGGCGGGCGCACTGGCCGGGTGCGTACATGAAACCATTAATCTCAGTGACAAGGGCAAGGCCGGCAAGATGGTGTTTGAACCATCCCAGGCCGCGCTGACCCGCATGAACCTTGGGCTGGAATACCTGCGCCGGGGAGACACCGGTCAGGCCAAGTTCAACCTGGAGCGGGCCCTGTCTCAGGACCCGCGCAACCCGGACATTCACCTGGCGCTGGCCTACTTTTTCCAGTCGGTGTCGGAATTTGACAAGGCCGAGCAACACTACAAGCGCGTGCTGCGTCTGGACGCCGAACATGGTGACGGGCTGAACAATTACGGTGCCTTTCTGTGTGACAGGGAACGATTTGACGAGGCCGATGTCATGTTCAGGAGGGCGGTGGCCGTTGCCGGTTATGTGAAGGTGGCGGATACCTATGAGAATGCCGCCCTGTGTGCCCTTGGCCATGGGCGGGAGCAGGCGGCGATGGGTTACTTTCAGCGTGCGCTGGAATACACCCCGGAGAAGCCGCGGGCGCTGCTCGGCATGGCCGGACTGCTGGCAGGCAGTGACGGCGCCAGTGCCCTGCACTACCTCGACCGCTACCGGCAGGCGCATCTGCCCAGTGCGCAGAGTTTATGGCTGATAGTCCGTGCCGCCGAGGCCGAGGGCCGGGTGGCGCAAGCCCAGCAGGCTGGTGCCGAGCTGGTACGTTTATTTCCCGATACAGAACAGGCCAGGCGATTCCTGACAAATGACTACTAA
- the ndk gene encoding nucleoside-diphosphate kinase, protein MAIERTFSIVKPDAVAKNLIGAIYGRFESAGLKIVASKMVHLSREQAEGFYAEHSERPFFKALVDFMTSGPVMVQVLEGEDAIRRNREIMGATNPADALAGTLRADYANSIDENAVHGSDAPASAAREIAYFFSDEEICPRTR, encoded by the coding sequence ATGGCTATCGAACGTACCTTTTCCATCGTCAAGCCCGACGCCGTTGCCAAGAACCTGATCGGTGCCATCTACGGCCGTTTTGAGTCTGCTGGCCTGAAAATCGTTGCTTCCAAAATGGTTCACCTGAGCCGTGAGCAGGCCGAAGGTTTCTACGCCGAGCACAGCGAGCGTCCCTTCTTCAAGGCCCTGGTTGACTTCATGACCTCCGGTCCGGTGATGGTACAGGTGCTGGAAGGTGAAGATGCCATCCGTCGCAACCGTGAAATCATGGGCGCCACCAACCCCGCCGATGCCCTGGCCGGTACCCTGCGCGCCGACTACGCCAACAGCATCGACGAGAACGCCGTACACGGCTCCGATGCCCCGGCGTCCGCTGCTCGCGAAATCGCCTACTTCTTCAGCGACGAAGAAATCTGCCCGCGTACTCGTTAA
- the pepB gene encoding aminopeptidase PepB, translated as MSATMKVMLTNDAAPACWGDKALLSFQNDEVRVHLGEGEPARRVQQAGRKLDAMGIKNLALCGDDWTLESRWAFAQGFYNAKGGQQLELGEMSADDQAEFDARRTAVNWVREMINGTPEDVYPASLATEAGKFLQSLAPEAVSYRIYSGEQLKDLGHVGIYEVGRGSSRPPTLLELDYNPTGNADAPVAACLVGKGITFDSGGYSIKSSDGMSVMKSDMGGAATVTGALALAISRGLTSRVKLFLCCAENLVSGHAFKLGDILTYRNGLTVEILNTDAEGRLVLADGLLAASATGAPFILDAATLTGAAKMALGRDYNAVFSMNDELALQTVQAAKDEDEKAWPLPLEPFHQNLLTSAFADMANIHGGEGQAGASTAAAFLSRFVPDNGRSWVHMDLSGSYQKVPNDLWAAGGKGHGVRTIAAMLARVCQG; from the coding sequence ATGTCCGCGACCATGAAGGTGATGCTGACCAACGACGCCGCCCCGGCCTGCTGGGGCGACAAGGCGCTGCTCAGCTTTCAGAATGACGAAGTGCGTGTGCACCTGGGCGAGGGAGAGCCGGCGCGCCGGGTGCAGCAGGCGGGGCGCAAGCTCGACGCCATGGGCATCAAGAACCTGGCCCTCTGTGGTGATGACTGGACGCTGGAAAGCCGCTGGGCCTTTGCCCAGGGCTTCTATAACGCCAAGGGCGGCCAGCAGTTGGAGCTGGGCGAAATGAGCGCCGACGACCAGGCGGAGTTCGACGCCCGCCGTACCGCGGTGAACTGGGTACGGGAGATGATTAACGGCACGCCGGAAGACGTTTACCCGGCATCCCTGGCCACCGAGGCCGGCAAGTTTCTGCAGTCGCTGGCCCCCGAGGCGGTAAGCTACCGCATCTACAGCGGCGAGCAGCTCAAGGATCTGGGCCACGTGGGCATCTACGAAGTGGGCCGGGGCAGCAGCCGTCCGCCCACTTTGCTGGAGCTGGACTACAACCCCACCGGCAATGCCGATGCCCCGGTGGCCGCCTGCCTGGTGGGCAAGGGCATCACCTTTGATTCCGGCGGTTACAGCATCAAGAGCTCGGACGGCATGTCGGTGATGAAATCCGACATGGGCGGTGCCGCCACCGTCACCGGTGCCCTGGCCCTGGCCATCTCCCGCGGCCTGACCAGCCGGGTGAAACTGTTTCTGTGCTGCGCCGAAAATCTGGTGTCGGGCCATGCCTTCAAGCTGGGAGACATTCTCACCTACCGCAACGGCCTGACCGTGGAGATCCTCAACACCGACGCCGAGGGCCGGCTGGTGCTGGCCGACGGCCTGCTGGCGGCCTCGGCCACCGGTGCGCCCTTTATTCTGGACGCCGCCACCCTCACCGGCGCGGCCAAAATGGCCCTGGGCCGGGACTACAACGCCGTGTTCAGCATGAACGACGAGCTGGCGCTGCAGACGGTGCAGGCGGCGAAGGACGAAGACGAAAAGGCCTGGCCGCTGCCGCTGGAGCCGTTCCACCAGAATCTGCTGACCTCGGCCTTTGCCGACATGGCCAACATTCACGGCGGCGAGGGGCAGGCCGGGGCGTCCACCGCCGCCGCCTTCCTGTCCCGCTTTGTGCCCGACAACGGCCGCAGCTGGGTACACATGGATCTGTCTGGCTCTTACCAGAAGGTGCCCAATGACCTCTGGGCCGCCGGTGGCAAGGGCCACGGCGTGCGCACCATTGCCGCCATGCTGGCCCGCGTGTGCCAGGGCTGA
- a CDS encoding RodZ domain-containing protein has product MTTNEEQQQAGEEQQAPTSGPGALLRQAREGRGWSQNEVARRLNLRVAVIESLDSDQYKAGVALTFLRGYVKAYARLVGVSEQQALAAFDGMAGMEQRRQDATVSMQSFSKKTRQQASDKWLKRISWLVLLGLGTSLVFWWWQNSGAGFVERGEPVPQQQIAEPVDAPEPAPLLTSPALNDAADEAVTIPAGDADLTGAPVLPAETPAAPAVVEDVTEVAPEPTPEPAPAAEPKADPQLLVLSFSDDCWIKVTDAEGRVLSEGVKKSSDRLELKGEPPFRLVLGAPQAASVEYLNQAVDLSSFRAGRVARLTVPQS; this is encoded by the coding sequence ATGACTACTAACGAAGAACAACAACAGGCCGGTGAAGAGCAACAGGCACCGACATCCGGACCGGGCGCCCTGCTGCGTCAGGCGCGTGAAGGCAGAGGCTGGAGCCAAAATGAGGTGGCGCGCCGGCTTAACCTGCGGGTGGCGGTGATTGAATCCCTCGACAGCGACCAATACAAGGCCGGCGTGGCGCTGACCTTTCTGCGGGGCTACGTCAAGGCCTATGCCCGCCTGGTGGGGGTGAGCGAGCAGCAGGCGCTGGCCGCCTTTGACGGCATGGCTGGCATGGAGCAACGGCGCCAGGATGCCACCGTGTCGATGCAGAGCTTTTCCAAAAAGACCCGGCAGCAGGCCAGTGACAAGTGGCTCAAGCGCATCAGCTGGCTGGTGTTGCTCGGCCTGGGTACTTCCCTGGTGTTCTGGTGGTGGCAAAACAGCGGCGCCGGTTTTGTGGAGCGTGGCGAGCCCGTGCCGCAGCAACAGATAGCCGAGCCGGTTGACGCCCCCGAGCCGGCACCGCTGCTGACGTCGCCTGCCCTGAATGACGCCGCCGACGAGGCCGTGACCATTCCTGCCGGTGATGCCGACCTGACCGGTGCGCCTGTGTTGCCGGCGGAAACACCGGCGGCCCCGGCGGTTGTGGAAGACGTGACCGAGGTGGCGCCCGAGCCGACGCCGGAGCCGGCCCCCGCAGCGGAGCCGAAAGCGGATCCGCAATTGCTGGTGTTAAGCTTTTCCGACGATTGCTGGATAAAGGTCACCGACGCGGAAGGCCGAGTGCTGTCCGAAGGGGTCAAAAAGTCCAGTGACCGCCTTGAGCTGAAGGGGGAGCCGCCGTTCCGGTTGGTACTGGGCGCTCCCCAGGCGGCCAGCGTGGAATACCTGAACCAGGCAGTGGATCTGTCTTCCTTCCGCGCCGGCCGGGTTGCCCGCCTGACCGTCCCGCAATCCTGA
- a CDS encoding bifunctional tRNA (adenosine(37)-C2)-methyltransferase TrmG/ribosomal RNA large subunit methyltransferase RlmN produces MSETKINLLDLDRDGMRELFQEMGEKPFRADQVMKWIYHFGCDDFDQMTNINKVLRGKLKERAEIRAPEISVEKKSADGTIKWAMQVGDQEVETVYIPDGDRATLCVSSQVGCALDCKFCSTAQQGFNRNLRVSEIIGQVWRAASRVGFVRDSGRKPITNVVMMGMGEPLLNLNNVVPAMRLMLEDYGFGLSKRRVTLSTSGVVPALDKMADMIDVALAVSLHAPNDKLRSEIMPINDKYNIAELIASIRRYLAVSNANHGKVTIEYVLLDHINDDMQHAHELAELLKDLPCKINLIPFNPFPGNPYGKPSNSRIDRFNKVLMQYGNTVTIRKTRGDDIDAACGQLVGDVIDRTKRTMKKRMQEQNISVTMV; encoded by the coding sequence ATGAGTGAAACCAAAATAAATCTGCTGGATCTGGATCGTGACGGCATGCGAGAACTCTTTCAGGAAATGGGAGAGAAACCCTTTCGTGCCGATCAGGTGATGAAGTGGATTTACCATTTCGGTTGCGATGACTTTGACCAGATGACCAACATCAACAAGGTGTTGCGCGGCAAGCTCAAGGAGCGGGCCGAAATTCGTGCCCCCGAAATCAGCGTCGAGAAAAAGTCTGCCGACGGCACCATCAAGTGGGCCATGCAGGTGGGCGATCAGGAAGTGGAAACCGTGTACATTCCCGACGGTGACCGCGCCACCCTGTGTGTGTCGTCCCAGGTGGGCTGTGCCCTCGACTGTAAATTCTGCTCCACCGCCCAGCAAGGGTTTAACCGCAACCTTCGTGTGTCGGAGATCATCGGACAGGTCTGGCGTGCCGCCAGCCGGGTGGGCTTTGTGCGCGACTCGGGCCGCAAGCCGATCACCAACGTGGTGATGATGGGCATGGGCGAGCCGCTGCTCAACCTCAACAACGTGGTGCCGGCCATGCGCCTGATGCTGGAAGACTACGGCTTTGGCCTGTCCAAGCGCCGGGTGACCCTGTCTACCTCCGGCGTGGTGCCGGCGCTGGACAAGATGGCCGACATGATTGACGTGGCCCTGGCGGTATCGCTGCATGCCCCCAACGACAAGCTGCGCTCCGAGATCATGCCGATCAACGACAAGTACAATATCGCCGAGCTGATTGCCAGCATTCGTCGTTACCTGGCGGTGTCCAATGCCAACCACGGCAAGGTGACCATCGAATATGTGCTGCTCGATCATATCAACGACGACATGCAGCATGCCCACGAGCTGGCCGAGTTGCTCAAGGACCTGCCCTGCAAGATCAACCTGATCCCGTTCAACCCGTTCCCCGGCAACCCTTACGGCAAGCCCAGCAACAGCCGCATTGATCGCTTTAACAAGGTACTGATGCAATACGGCAATACCGTCACCATTCGCAAGACCCGGGGGGACGATATCGACGCCGCCTGCGGTCAGCTGGTGGGGGATGTGATCGACAGAACCAAGCGCACCATGAAAAAACGGATGCAGGAACAAAATATATCCGTCACAATGGTTTAA
- a CDS encoding nucleobase:cation symporter-2 family protein, which translates to MSTESRNTAVGNRPEDENLGIAANIAYGFQHVLTMYGGIIAVPLIVGQAAGLGSAEIGMLIAASLFVGGAATLLQTLGIPFFGCQLPLVQGVSFASVATIVAIVTTGGGLPSVFGAVIGAALIGLLITPVFSKIIKFFPPLVTGAVITTIGLTLMPVAARWAMGGNSRAEDFGSMTNIGLAGATLAIVLLLSKLGNAAISRLSILLAMVIGTLLAWSLGLVDFSRVLEGPIFAFPTPFHFGMPVFELAAIISMLIVVLVILVETSADILAVGDIIDTKVDARRLGDGLRADMISSAVAPMFGSFTQSAFAQNVGLVAVTGVKSRYVVAAAGVILVTLGLMPIMGRVIATVPTAVLGGAGIVLFGTVAASGIRTLAKVNYTNNMNLIIVATSIGFGMLPIAAPSFYHHFPDWFATIFHSGISSTAIMAILLNLLFNHLSWGNSDKQSVFAAGTERTIRQEDIACLNDGDYFVDGKLFDADGNEVTIEVCKGRSGKQPALTPVASGH; encoded by the coding sequence ATGAGTACAGAATCTCGTAACACCGCTGTCGGTAACCGTCCGGAAGACGAAAACCTCGGCATTGCGGCCAACATTGCCTACGGCTTTCAGCATGTGCTGACCATGTACGGCGGCATCATTGCGGTGCCGCTTATTGTGGGGCAGGCGGCGGGCCTGGGCTCGGCGGAAATCGGCATGCTGATCGCCGCCTCGCTGTTTGTGGGCGGCGCCGCCACCCTGCTGCAGACCCTGGGCATTCCCTTCTTTGGCTGCCAGCTGCCGCTGGTACAGGGGGTGTCCTTTGCCAGCGTGGCCACCATAGTCGCCATCGTCACCACCGGTGGTGGCCTGCCATCGGTGTTTGGCGCCGTCATTGGCGCGGCCCTAATCGGGCTGTTGATCACGCCCGTCTTTTCCAAGATCATCAAATTTTTTCCGCCCCTGGTCACCGGTGCGGTGATCACCACCATCGGCCTGACCCTGATGCCGGTGGCGGCCCGCTGGGCCATGGGCGGAAACAGCAGGGCCGAAGATTTCGGCAGCATGACCAACATTGGTCTGGCCGGCGCCACCCTGGCGATCGTGCTGCTGCTGAGCAAGCTGGGCAATGCCGCCATCAGCCGACTGTCCATCCTGCTGGCCATGGTGATCGGCACCCTGCTGGCCTGGTCCCTGGGCCTGGTGGATTTCTCCCGCGTGCTGGAAGGCCCGATTTTCGCCTTTCCCACGCCGTTCCATTTCGGCATGCCGGTATTTGAGCTGGCCGCCATTATCTCCATGTTGATCGTGGTGCTGGTGATCCTGGTGGAAACCTCCGCCGACATTCTGGCGGTGGGTGACATCATCGACACCAAGGTGGACGCCCGTCGCCTGGGTGACGGCCTGCGTGCCGACATGATTTCCAGCGCCGTCGCACCCATGTTCGGCTCCTTTACCCAAAGCGCCTTTGCCCAGAACGTGGGCCTGGTGGCGGTCACCGGTGTCAAGAGCCGCTACGTGGTGGCGGCGGCCGGTGTGATCCTGGTGACCCTGGGCCTGATGCCCATCATGGGGCGAGTGATCGCCACCGTGCCCACCGCGGTACTGGGCGGCGCCGGCATCGTGCTGTTCGGCACCGTGGCCGCCAGCGGCATTCGCACCCTGGCCAAGGTGAACTACACCAACAACATGAACCTGATCATCGTGGCCACCTCCATCGGCTTTGGCATGCTGCCCATCGCCGCGCCCAGCTTCTATCATCATTTCCCGGACTGGTTCGCCACCATTTTCCACTCCGGCATCAGCTCCACCGCCATCATGGCCATTCTGCTGAACCTGCTCTTCAATCATCTGAGCTGGGGCAACTCCGACAAGCAATCGGTGTTTGCCGCGGGCACCGAACGAACCATTCGCCAGGAAGACATCGCCTGCCTGAACGACGGTGACTACTTCGTCGACGGCAAGCTGTTCGATGCCGACGGCAACGAGGTGACCATTGAAGTCTGCAAGGGGCGCTCCGGCAAGCAGCCGGCGCTTACCCCGGTGGCCAGCGGTCACTGA